A DNA window from Calliphora vicina chromosome 1, idCalVici1.1, whole genome shotgun sequence contains the following coding sequences:
- the LOC135949206 gene encoding uncharacterized protein LOC135949206 codes for MFFKRFIILVLLIPTFTLARKIKRKGHYVLTHPHQHQPLPPPTTTAPDHPYHFEEVNGDEFSPQPQNYGHERYGQQDSFEPHDHYGQHTILSGTYLIDNGLRSIAKGSADQANSAVASQNAAGKQAAYVAKNSLAQAATQAAGTAVAVLKGKEVFLQRLDEQTAEAHRAMQGELQQLQQAKRSAKAAQYAAQQALNHVSILTAALNNAQSASELSQKAASEAAAELASQIDMVAQAKTKLEQIETQLYTTRLDYEETKDAAEKATLSAQEAQLNANDAAQHANVELQSESHGSGPAETIHVHLPDTHDHDHEVHSIVKRRFKNNEKVKKP; via the exons ATGTTTTTCAAACGTTTTATCATCCTAGTGCTATTGATTC CAACTTTTACTTTGGCTcgtaaaataaaacgaaaaggTCACTATGTTTTAACGCATCCACATCAACATCAACCTTTACCACCACCAACCACGACAGCTCCTGATCATCCATATCACTTTGAAGAGGTAAATGGGGATGAATTTTCGCCACAACCACAAAACTATGGACATGAACGCTATGGCCAACAGGACTCGTTTGAGCCACATGATCACTATGGACAACACACAATACTTAGTGGCACTTATCTAATTGACAACGGCTTAAGAAGCATAGCCAAAGGTTCCGCCGATCAAGCCAACTCAGCGGTGGCTTCACAGAATGCAGCTGGCAAACAGGCAGCCTATGTGGCCAAAAATTCATTGGCCCAGGCGGCAACACAAGCAGCCGGCACTGCTGTGGCAGTACTCAAGGGTAAAGAAGTATTTTTGCAACGTTTAGATGAACAAACCGCTGAGGCACACAGAGCCATGCAAGGTGAACTGCAGCAACTGCAACAGGCCAAACGTTCGGCCAAAGCAGCACAATATGCCGCACAACAAGCACTCAATCACGTTTCCATCTTAACGGCTGCTCTAAACAATGCCCAATCAGCCTCAGAGTTGTCTCAAAAGGCTGCCTCAGAGGCAGCCGCTGAGCTGGCCTCACAAATCGATATGGTTGCACAAGCCAAGACAAAATTGGAACAAATAGAAACACAATTGTATACGACGCGCTTAGACTATGAGGAGACCAAAGATGCAGCCGAAAAAGCCACACTGTCGGCACAAGAGGCACAACTCAATGCCAACGATGCGGCACAGCATGCGAATGTTGAATTGCAAAGTGAATCGCATGGTAGTGGGCCTGCTGAAACGATTCATGTGCATTTGCCAGATACACATGATCATGATCATGAGGTCCATTCAATTGTTAAGAgacgttttaaaaataatgagaaGGTTAAAAAGCCATAA
- the LOC135948816 gene encoding laminin subunit gamma-1-like: MKPLIFLIIYQLSNLILNSQGYTTNLKNVKRMIPSIYADFALADNGGNGSGPGNDCNEGEGGRGEENCNADVTKGNSKQKATNIAQKAAQEAKAASDAQQEAGQAASRQVKMQLAEKAMQAAKAAEAALAGKQQIVEQLEQEVHEAEAVVQEQSSSLENAQQNVQAAVQAAQQAQSQLKTLTAAVQMAQSNVGNSEQAASGAQQELVEKNQLMEAAKYRVDQLLRQLNSARADFNNTKKSAYKAACAAQEAKVNAERARRHLSRRFLTPQQRQQLMEQRQRQRLARQQFYQ, encoded by the exons atgaaaccgcttatatttttaataatttatcaattaagcaatttaatattaaactccCAGGGATATACAACGAATCTG aaaaacgtcAAACGCATGATACCTTCCATATATGCTGATTTCGCTTTAGCTGATAATGGTGGCAATGGCAGTGGACCTGGAAACGATTGTAATGAGGGTGAGGGAGGTCGAGGTGAGGAAAATTGCAATGCTGACGTTACCAAGGGtaactcaaaacaaaaagcCACAAATATAGCCCAGAAAGCTGCCCAAGAAGCTAAAGCTGCCTCAGATGCTCAACAGGAGGCCGGACAGGCTGCCTCACGTCAAGTTAAAATGCAGTTGGCTGAAAAGGCCATGCAGGCGGCTAAAGCAGCAGAGGCTGCTTTGGCGGGCAAACAACAAATTGTGGAACAACTTGAGCAAGAAGTTCACGAAGCCGAGGCAGTTGTGCAAGAGCAATCCTCTTCCTTGGAAAATgcccaacaaaatgttcaagcaGCGGTACAGGCTGCCCAGCAGGCTCAATCCCAGCTAAAGACCCTAACGGCAGCCGTTCAGATGGCCCAATCAAATGTGGGCAATTCGGAACAGGCTGCCAGTGGGGCTCAACAGGAATTGGTGGAGAAAAATCAATTGATGGAGGCGGCAAAATATCGAGTCGACCAGTTGTTGCGTCAATTGAATAGTGCTCGTGCGGATTTTAACAATACAAAGAAGTCAGCCTATAAAGCTGCCTGTGCTGCCCAGGAAGCTAAAGTTAATGCCGAGCGAGCGAGACGTCATTTGTCGCGGCGCTTTTTGACGCCTCAACAGCGTCAACAGTTAATGGAACAAAGACAGCGTCAAAGATTGGCACGTCAACAGTTTTATCAATAA